The Rhododendron vialii isolate Sample 1 chromosome 8a, ASM3025357v1 genome has a window encoding:
- the LOC131298276 gene encoding MADS-box protein JOINTLESS isoform X2: MAREKIQIKKISNSTARQVTFSKRRRGLFKKAEELSVLCDADVALIIFSSAGKLFQYSSSSMEGILERHDLHSKNLDKLEQPSTELQLVEDTNYTRLSKEVVEKSHELRKMRGEELRGLSIEELQQLERSLEVGLTRVIEKKAEKIMKEITHLQQKGMQLMEDNEKLRQQVMGVSNARNNVVADSDNMVYEEGQSSESVTNVCNSTGRVQDYESSDTISLKLGLPYSG; encoded by the exons atggcgagAGAGAAGATTCAGATAAAGAAGATCAGTAACTCGACGGCAAGGCAGGTTACTTTTTCCAAGAGAAGAAGAGGGCTTTTTAAGAAGGCAGAAGAGCTGTCTGTTCTATGCGATGCAGATGTTGccctcatcatcttctcctctgCTGGCAAGCTCTTCCAGTACTCCAGCTCC AGTATGGAGGGTATACTCGAAAGGCATGACTTGCACTCAAAGAATCTTGATAAACTGGAGCAACCTTCTACTGAGCTGCAA CTAGTAGAAGACACCAACTACACCAGATTAAGCAAGGAAGTGGTGGAGAAAAGCCATGAACTGAG GAAGATGAGAGGAGAGGAGCTCCGAGGACTAAGTATTGAGGAATTACAGCAGCTAGAGAGATCCCTTGAAGTTGGATTGACCCGCGTGATAGAGAAAAAg GCTGAAAAAATCATGAAAGAGATCACCCACCTTCAACAAAAG GGAATGCAACTTATGGAAGACAATGAGAAACTGAGACAGCAA GTAATGGGAGTATCTAATGCTCGAAACAATGTTGTTGCCGACTCGGATAACATGGTCTATGAAGAAGGCCAGTCATCAGAGTCTGTCACCAATGTATGCAACTCTAC
- the LOC131298276 gene encoding MADS-box protein JOINTLESS isoform X1: MAREKIQIKKISNSTARQVTFSKRRRGLFKKAEELSVLCDADVALIIFSSAGKLFQYSSSSSSMEGILERHDLHSKNLDKLEQPSTELQLVEDTNYTRLSKEVVEKSHELRKMRGEELRGLSIEELQQLERSLEVGLTRVIEKKAEKIMKEITHLQQKGMQLMEDNEKLRQQVMGVSNARNNVVADSDNMVYEEGQSSESVTNVCNSTGRVQDYESSDTISLKLGLPYSG, from the exons atggcgagAGAGAAGATTCAGATAAAGAAGATCAGTAACTCGACGGCAAGGCAGGTTACTTTTTCCAAGAGAAGAAGAGGGCTTTTTAAGAAGGCAGAAGAGCTGTCTGTTCTATGCGATGCAGATGTTGccctcatcatcttctcctctgCTGGCAAGCTCTTCCAGTACTCCAGCTCCAGCTccag TATGGAGGGTATACTCGAAAGGCATGACTTGCACTCAAAGAATCTTGATAAACTGGAGCAACCTTCTACTGAGCTGCAA CTAGTAGAAGACACCAACTACACCAGATTAAGCAAGGAAGTGGTGGAGAAAAGCCATGAACTGAG GAAGATGAGAGGAGAGGAGCTCCGAGGACTAAGTATTGAGGAATTACAGCAGCTAGAGAGATCCCTTGAAGTTGGATTGACCCGCGTGATAGAGAAAAAg GCTGAAAAAATCATGAAAGAGATCACCCACCTTCAACAAAAG GGAATGCAACTTATGGAAGACAATGAGAAACTGAGACAGCAA GTAATGGGAGTATCTAATGCTCGAAACAATGTTGTTGCCGACTCGGATAACATGGTCTATGAAGAAGGCCAGTCATCAGAGTCTGTCACCAATGTATGCAACTCTAC